CCGGAGACCATTATCGGCGAGATGAACTGGCCGAAGAAGAAGGTCGCGGTGAAGCCACCAAATACCCGCGCACGCACCCGCTCCGGGGCGATGCGCATCAACCAGGTGGTGGTGTTGGGCATGAAGAGCCCCAAACCCAGCCCGGACACCGCCGCGCCCACCATCGCCATGGCGTAGCCCCGGGCGGCGCCGGTAATGAACAGGCCCAGCGCGGCGATGAGAAAGCCCAGCACGTAGATCGTCATCACCGAGCAGCGTGCTTTCACCCGAGCGTAGCAAAAGCTCATCAAGCTCGCGGTCAGCGCCGCCATGGAGAGCGCCACGCCGATGGCCAGCCCGCTTTCGATACCCTGGCTTGCCAGCAGAAACGGCAGCTGGGCGGGAAACAGGTAGAACATCATCATGCTGATCATGCCGATCAGATAGGCAAGCCCGGTGCGCCAGAGATCAAGCCGTACCGCCGGCGCCTGAGACGCGGCGTTGTCGCTTGTCGTCCGGTGCGGCTCGCGCAGCACCATCAGCGCGTAGGGCAGCAGCAGCACGCCGGTGAGATACAAAAGAAACGGCCCCCGCCAGCTCCAGTCGGACAACAGCCCGCCCAGGTTGATGAAAATCACTCCGCCCAGCGCCATGGCGCTGCTTTGAAGCCCCAGAAAGCGCACCCGCTCAGCGCCGCTGAAGTAATCGCCCACCAGCGTCGTGCTGATGCTCAGGATACCCGCCACCGCCACGCCCATCAGCGCTCTTGAGGCCAGCAGAAGATTCACGCTATCGATCAAAAAGCCCGAGGCGCCGGCCAGCCCGTAGATCGAGAGCATCAGTATGAGCAGCGGCTTGCGCCCGAAGCGGTCGGCCAGATAGCCCATCAGCGGGCTGAACAGCGTGATCATCAGTGCCGGCAGCGTCAAAATCAGCTGAATCAGTACCTGGGGGGCGTCCGCGTAAAAGCGGCCGATGCCGGGTAGCGCCGGCGAGATGATCGCGCCGGACATTACGGTCATGGTGCTGGCGAACAGGAGTACCGCCTTGGTGTGGGTCGCGTGGTGAATGATGGCTCTCCGGTTTTGATCGATAGCGATCGGCTAGAGTAGCACATCTGTTAGCAGGCTATTTTTACAGCGTGGCTCTTTCAAAACGTCGCATCGTTCAAAATCTTGCATCGTCCAAAGCCTCGCATCGTTCAAAACGTCGCTCCGAAGATCAGCTGAAGGGCGACCGTGATCATCATCAGCGCGACCCCCACATCGATCAGCCGCCATACGACGGGGCGGGTGAGCCAGGGCGGCGAGCTCTCAAGCGCGCTGACAGGGCATCTAGCGCGTGAGGCGCCGGTGTGGCTGGCCGGCTGAGTTCGCGCTTTAATGATCACTTTTACCCAGCACAGATGATCACCCG
The window above is part of the Halomonas sp. GD1P12 genome. Proteins encoded here:
- a CDS encoding MFS transporter, which codes for MAIDQNRRAIIHHATHTKAVLLFASTMTVMSGAIISPALPGIGRFYADAPQVLIQLILTLPALMITLFSPLMGYLADRFGRKPLLILMLSIYGLAGASGFLIDSVNLLLASRALMGVAVAGILSISTTLVGDYFSGAERVRFLGLQSSAMALGGVIFINLGGLLSDWSWRGPFLLYLTGVLLLPYALMVLREPHRTTSDNAASQAPAVRLDLWRTGLAYLIGMISMMMFYLFPAQLPFLLASQGIESGLAIGVALSMAALTASLMSFCYARVKARCSVMTIYVLGFLIAALGLFITGAARGYAMAMVGAAVSGLGLGLFMPNTTTWLMRIAPERVRARVFGGFTATFFFGQFISPIMVSGVSILLDSLREVYLAMGLLCLVLALVLTVLSRTYLKADSQL